Proteins from one Desulfonema limicola genomic window:
- the miaA gene encoding tRNA (adenosine(37)-N6)-dimethylallyltransferase MiaA — MNAFIKKPDIIVICGPTGVGKTSAAISLAQKFNGEIISSDSMQIYKYMDIGTAKPDSKEQAAVPHHLIDIKEPDEDFDAAMFAQTAYKKIMELYDRGITPFVAGGTGMYIKALIHGIFKVKPVDPGIRSKIKKDAELLGSRVLYERLYQCDPETAEKIHPNDTYRIIRALEIYESTGSRISKFHKQHGFSDEQFNVLKIGLGMEREKLYERINQRVDIMMEQGFEHEVRDLLAKGYSPALKSMQSIGYRHIADFIYDKIDKQEALVTMKRDTRRYAKRQFTWFKADPRVIWTKPENLEDIELLIKKFLQGESIYINK, encoded by the coding sequence ATGAATGCTTTTATTAAAAAACCTGATATTATTGTTATCTGCGGACCTACGGGTGTTGGAAAAACATCTGCTGCAATCAGCCTGGCACAAAAATTTAATGGTGAAATTATAAGCTCTGATTCCATGCAGATATATAAATATATGGATATCGGCACCGCCAAGCCTGATTCAAAAGAACAGGCAGCAGTTCCTCACCACCTGATTGATATTAAAGAACCTGATGAAGATTTTGATGCAGCCATGTTTGCCCAGACTGCATATAAAAAAATCATGGAGCTTTATGACAGGGGAATAACTCCTTTTGTTGCAGGCGGAACCGGCATGTATATAAAAGCCCTGATTCACGGGATTTTCAAGGTAAAACCTGTTGACCCCGGGATACGCAGCAAAATTAAAAAAGATGCAGAACTTCTGGGAAGCAGGGTTCTTTATGAAAGACTTTATCAATGTGATCCTGAAACAGCAGAAAAAATCCATCCCAATGATACATACAGGATTATACGGGCCCTTGAAATATATGAAAGCACAGGCAGCAGAATTTCAAAATTTCATAAGCAGCATGGTTTTTCAGATGAGCAGTTTAATGTACTCAAGATAGGTCTGGGCATGGAGCGTGAAAAGCTCTATGAACGCATAAATCAGCGGGTTGATATTATGATGGAACAGGGATTTGAACATGAGGTCAGGGATTTACTCGCAAAAGGCTATTCCCCTGCCCTCAAGTCCATGCAGTCAATAGGATACAGGCATATAGCTGATTTTATTTATGATAAAATTGATAAACAGGAAGCACTGGTAACTATGAAACGGGATACAAGAAGATATGCAAAACGTCAATTTACCTGGTTTAAAGCAGATCCACGGGTAATATGGACAAAACCTGAAAATTTGGAAGATATTGAGCTTTTAATAAAAAAATTCTTGCAAGGTGAATCAATTTATATCAATAAATAG
- a CDS encoding ABC-three component system protein — protein sequence MNTQEKMLARHLVQNKILKADGQSFEDIFTAIMNYAEDDFRSIKPWGNIGDRKNDGYIKTKGVYYQVYAPEDIRKSYTDTINKLKTDFDALKLQWNHIKEFYFVVNDKYKGVNADCEQAIQNIKEKHNLNAAGFLTAKDIENILFELDDDQILLISGNIPDPASIAMLDYSILNEVISHIMKLPLDKGDIAKVILPDFDKKLKFNNLSKPIECLLNNGYFQLHSLNEYLANNSNFLADSLRDKMNDIYTHEKAESKGDDLFWAIVNCASPKAEKMYQTSVIVIMSKYFETCDIFEESHDIQQSKIKK from the coding sequence TTGAATACTCAAGAAAAAATGCTTGCCAGGCATCTTGTTCAAAATAAAATTCTGAAAGCTGATGGACAGTCATTTGAAGACATATTCACAGCTATTATGAATTACGCAGAAGATGATTTTCGATCAATAAAACCTTGGGGAAACATTGGTGATAGAAAAAATGATGGATATATTAAAACTAAAGGTGTGTATTACCAAGTATATGCTCCTGAAGATATAAGGAAATCTTATACAGATACTATTAACAAGCTGAAAACTGATTTTGATGCTTTAAAGTTACAGTGGAATCATATAAAGGAATTTTATTTTGTTGTTAATGATAAATATAAAGGTGTAAACGCTGATTGTGAACAAGCAATCCAAAATATAAAAGAAAAGCATAATTTAAATGCCGCTGGATTCTTAACTGCAAAAGATATAGAGAATATTCTTTTTGAACTTGATGATGATCAAATACTTTTAATATCCGGAAATATTCCTGATCCAGCTTCAATTGCAATGCTGGACTATTCTATCCTGAATGAAGTAATTTCGCATATTATGAAATTACCTTTGGATAAAGGTGATATAGCTAAAGTAATTCTACCCGATTTTGATAAAAAATTAAAGTTCAATAATTTATCAAAACCAATTGAATGTTTGCTCAATAATGGATATTTTCAATTACATTCTTTAAATGAGTATCTGGCTAATAATAGTAATTTTCTTGCTGATTCTTTGCGGGATAAAATGAATGATATTTATACACATGAAAAAGCTGAAAGTAAAGGAGATGATTTGTTTTGGGCAATTGTGAATTGTGCCAGCCCAAAAGCTGAAAAAATGTATCAAACATCTGTTATTGTAATAATGTCAAAATATTTTGAGACATGTGATATTTTTGAAGAATCCCATGATATTCAACAGTCAAAAATAAAAAAATAA
- a CDS encoding ABC-three component system middle component 6 has protein sequence MIFPTKHTNFSKSLLGFGSYILNTLKTPLSVDDLWRQYHIDYENGVYPAKQSFDNLLLTLIVLHSINAVNEQNGLIIKCG, from the coding sequence ATGATTTTTCCAACAAAACATACAAATTTTTCAAAATCCCTGCTTGGGTTTGGCAGCTATATTTTGAATACATTAAAAACGCCGTTATCTGTTGATGATTTATGGAGACAATATCATATTGATTATGAAAATGGTGTATATCCAGCCAAACAGAGCTTTGATAATCTTTTACTAACATTAATTGTTCTTCATTCAATAAACGCTGTTAATGAGCAAAATGGATTGATAATAAAATGCGGTTAA
- a CDS encoding DUF2326 domain-containing protein, which produces MRLIRVYSNQASFKTVQFNRTGLSFIIAKQKDPGSSDKGKTYNGVGKSLLIRIIHFCLGAGKKEYKTFCEKLTGWEFSLDFEIGNKKFTALRYTDEPDKIILNNEKLSIIKFKKKIGVLCFNIPDDISFLSFRSLIPFFIRPKKESYISYKKPGKTGSDYQSLLYNAFLLGLDIFLAQKKYLIRKEIERIKSLENNFKKDSLLKDFFTGNKDVVLTIIDLDETIKKLDSNLKNFKVAKDYNEVQVKADKTGKELFKLNNNILLLQNNIDNISKSLELSPDITKKNITNIYNESKIYFSENTSKTLDDLENFYEKLISNRRIRLLEQQNKLKLEQQNQKAVAGRLQKELDKSIKYLGDHQALDIFVSLSNKSAELKAERDNLKKYQDLQTEYKSKEREAEKNLLELSEITELYLDEIKSETAELRDYFRSLSKIFYPDSVAGITIDNNDGNNQLRFDIEAKIESDASDGINNVKIFCYDLTILFKGHNHKVNFIFHDSRIFDGTDERQKTDMFKIVYDKFTDMDKQYIAAVNQNQLDEIKKHMTDKEYNRIVSQSIVLTLTDESNSAKLLGINVDLGEKY; this is translated from the coding sequence ATGCGGTTAATTAGAGTTTACTCAAATCAAGCAAGTTTTAAGACAGTCCAGTTTAATCGGACAGGTCTTAGCTTCATTATTGCTAAACAGAAAGACCCCGGTAGCAGCGATAAAGGAAAAACTTACAACGGTGTTGGAAAATCATTGTTAATTCGTATCATTCATTTTTGTCTTGGTGCTGGTAAAAAAGAATATAAAACATTTTGTGAAAAACTGACTGGTTGGGAATTTTCGCTTGACTTTGAAATCGGAAATAAAAAATTCACAGCTCTAAGATATACTGATGAGCCTGATAAAATAATTTTGAATAATGAGAAATTATCAATCATTAAATTCAAAAAAAAGATTGGTGTATTATGTTTTAACATTCCGGATGATATTTCATTTTTATCCTTCCGTTCATTGATTCCGTTTTTTATAAGACCCAAGAAAGAATCATATATTTCTTATAAAAAACCTGGAAAAACCGGAAGTGATTATCAATCATTACTTTACAATGCCTTCTTATTGGGGCTTGATATCTTTCTTGCTCAAAAAAAATATCTTATCAGAAAAGAAATTGAACGTATAAAATCCTTAGAAAATAATTTTAAAAAAGATTCATTATTGAAAGATTTTTTTACTGGCAATAAAGATGTGGTTTTAACAATTATTGATCTTGATGAGACTATAAAAAAACTTGATAGCAATTTAAAAAATTTCAAAGTTGCAAAAGACTACAATGAAGTACAGGTTAAGGCTGATAAAACAGGAAAGGAACTGTTCAAATTAAATAACAATATTTTATTGTTGCAAAATAACATAGATAATATCAGCAAAAGTCTTGAATTATCTCCTGATATAACTAAAAAGAATATCACAAATATATATAATGAATCAAAAATTTATTTTTCTGAAAATACATCAAAGACCTTAGATGATTTAGAAAACTTTTATGAAAAATTAATTTCCAACCGTAGAATAAGACTGCTGGAACAGCAAAATAAACTAAAATTAGAACAACAGAATCAAAAAGCTGTTGCGGGTCGTTTACAAAAAGAACTTGATAAATCAATAAAGTACCTCGGTGACCATCAGGCTCTGGATATTTTTGTGAGTCTAAGCAATAAAAGTGCCGAACTAAAAGCCGAACGTGATAACCTTAAAAAATACCAGGATCTTCAAACAGAATATAAATCAAAAGAAAGAGAGGCTGAAAAGAATCTCTTAGAATTATCAGAAATCACAGAACTCTATTTAGATGAAATAAAATCTGAAACTGCCGAACTCCGAGACTATTTCAGAAGTCTTTCGAAAATTTTTTATCCTGACAGTGTTGCTGGTATCACTATTGATAATAATGATGGCAACAATCAATTACGTTTTGATATTGAAGCTAAAATTGAATCTGATGCTTCTGACGGAATCAATAATGTTAAAATTTTCTGTTATGATTTAACAATTTTATTTAAAGGTCATAACCATAAGGTCAATTTTATTTTTCATGACAGCAGGATTTTTGATGGAACTGATGAAAGACAAAAAACAGATATGTTCAAAATTGTTTATGATAAGTTTACAGATATGGATAAGCAATATATTGCAGCCGTAAATCAAAATCAGCTTGATGAAATAAAAAAACACATGACTGATAAAGAATACAATAGAATTGTTTCGCAATCAATAGTTTTAACACTTACAGATGAATCGAATTCTGCAAAATTGCTTGGTATAAATGTCGATTTAGGTGAAAAATATTAG
- a CDS encoding tetratricopeptide repeat protein, which translates to MNTYIGLVSLGVVAVGLSAYLPFLMPTPTVSFITVIFASVFSLLITYMVTKKWVEEQAEIKSLKLKEENDKRIRRLKKEHDTTTLEKTIRDGTQTLIKNALDYFKIENIKNEIGTSAAIENLQLDKYGQIIELLADFSLILPDIKENQKIVEEEITHQIKIYQIDENPFAMFLERIMRKYLVTVNKKIKEKIEQEHMESMKICPQCAERILPKAKVCKHCGHKLHSIERLSSQNPILPDRIENGKNLYKSGLFKEAIKEFDTAIHDKADNAVAYYNRAVVHSKLGNREQARADLKEASNLGHKKAKELLK; encoded by the coding sequence ATGAATACATACATAGGCTTAGTTTCTCTTGGAGTTGTGGCTGTGGGGCTTTCAGCATATCTGCCTTTTTTGATGCCTACTCCGACAGTATCATTTATAACAGTAATCTTTGCATCTGTTTTTTCTTTGCTCATAACCTATATGGTAACAAAAAAATGGGTGGAAGAGCAGGCTGAAATCAAAAGCCTTAAACTAAAAGAAGAAAATGATAAAAGGATACGCAGGTTAAAAAAAGAGCATGATACCACTACCCTGGAAAAAACAATCAGGGACGGAACCCAGACCCTTATTAAAAATGCCCTGGATTATTTTAAGATTGAAAATATTAAAAATGAAATTGGTACATCTGCTGCCATTGAAAACCTCCAGCTTGATAAATACGGGCAGATTATAGAGCTTTTAGCTGATTTCTCCCTTATCCTGCCTGATATTAAAGAAAATCAGAAAATTGTTGAAGAGGAGATAACTCACCAGATCAAGATTTACCAGATTGATGAAAATCCTTTTGCAATGTTTTTAGAAAGAATTATGAGAAAATATCTTGTTACTGTCAACAAAAAGATTAAAGAAAAAATAGAACAGGAACACATGGAAAGCATGAAAATCTGTCCTCAATGTGCTGAAAGGATCCTGCCAAAAGCCAAAGTATGTAAACACTGCGGGCATAAATTACATTCTATTGAAAGATTATCTTCTCAAAATCCAATTTTACCAGACAGGATTGAAAATGGGAAAAATTTATACAAATCAGGGCTTTTTAAAGAAGCAATCAAGGAGTTTGATACTGCTATTCATGATAAGGCTGATAATGCTGTAGCATATTATAACAGGGCAGTGGTTCACAGCAAGCTTGGCAACAGGGAACAGGCCAGGGCAGATTTAAAAGAAGCTTCAAACCTTGGACATAAAAAAGCAAAAGAACTTCTAAAATAA
- a CDS encoding tRNA (cytidine(34)-2'-O)-methyltransferase produces MTDTEKNIENTYERHVVLVCPQVHWNTGNIGRTCLGTGARLHLIKPLGFSLDSQQVKRAGLDYWQKVNLSVWDDFYSFTQAMNPLEKEIAVFAKKGAKPFWSKIWTDRSFLIFGSETKGLPESILSRYKNEVFHIPVLQNIRCLNLSTAVGIGLYESLRHLPPFHAWS; encoded by the coding sequence ATGACAGATACTGAAAAAAACATTGAAAATACATATGAACGGCATGTGGTTTTGGTATGCCCACAAGTGCATTGGAATACCGGCAATATCGGGAGAACATGTCTTGGTACAGGAGCCAGGCTCCATCTTATCAAACCTCTTGGTTTTTCACTTGACAGCCAGCAGGTGAAACGGGCAGGACTGGATTACTGGCAAAAGGTCAACTTGTCTGTATGGGATGATTTTTATTCATTTACACAGGCAATGAATCCACTGGAAAAAGAAATTGCAGTATTTGCTAAAAAAGGAGCAAAGCCTTTTTGGTCCAAGATATGGACTGATCGCTCATTTTTAATATTTGGGTCAGAGACAAAAGGACTGCCTGAATCTATTTTAAGCAGATATAAGAATGAAGTTTTTCATATTCCTGTTTTACAAAACATACGCTGCCTTAATCTTTCAACTGCTGTTGGTATCGGCCTTTATGAAAGCCTCCGGCATTTACCTCCTTTTCATGCCTGGAGCTAG
- a CDS encoding S8 family peptidase: MKRILNIKIFITINLLILFLFISLLWAKDMKPENRYISHELLVQFKPGVDNKQKKAVQEEYGAELIKTVTSLDLEQWRLLHDQEIEEVLESLKIHPDIDHAEPNYLYAPQMIPNDPGFKNLWFLQNTGQEIKESSGIPGADISGPGAWDIETGDPDMVIAVIDSGVAFEHPDLIDNVWSNINEIPDNGIDDDNNGYIDDKYGWDFVNGDNNPSDYSRDLSGDGHGTHVAGIIAAKGNNRTGTVGVMWHAKIMALQIFDIYETTSFMDAIIQNINIISAIEYAVNNGAKIINCSFGGPSDSRFQYDAYEYANSKGVLVVVAAGNESLNNDILPIYPANYNLPNIISVSATDEFDNLAYYSNYGKNTVDVAAPGGNKSFNMYSTTPPARETLFFEDFESGDDKWIKDSVHENWSLIYDPVFESTVMRDSLNNYHDNENSYIQTLHPINAENYRGLHIQFISRFRLEPDFDKLIVEGSDDGINFSIDSPVTGSISGFSNGIERLMSWGSETEIGRSFYLRFRLQSDESRNYDGIAVDDIQLTGIRWEFTGNEYNYKSGTSMAAPIVSGIAGLVWSHRPSLTHIEVKNAILNSVDKSAGLDGKILTSGRVNAEKALKAVTETLIEPEYENISTDEDSKSGTCFINSIQHF; the protein is encoded by the coding sequence ATGAAGAGAATTTTAAACATTAAAATATTTATCACAATAAATTTATTAATCCTGTTTTTATTTATATCCCTGTTATGGGCCAAAGACATGAAACCAGAAAACAGGTATATCTCCCATGAACTGCTTGTTCAATTTAAACCCGGGGTTGATAACAAGCAGAAAAAGGCAGTACAGGAAGAATACGGTGCTGAACTTATAAAAACAGTAACCAGTCTTGATCTTGAGCAATGGAGGCTTTTACATGACCAGGAAATAGAAGAAGTTTTGGAATCATTAAAAATCCATCCTGATATTGACCATGCTGAACCTAACTATCTTTATGCTCCCCAGATGATACCCAATGATCCAGGTTTTAAAAATCTATGGTTTCTTCAAAACACAGGACAGGAAATTAAAGAATCATCAGGCATTCCTGGAGCTGACATATCAGGGCCTGGAGCATGGGATATTGAAACAGGTGATCCTGATATGGTTATTGCGGTTATTGACTCAGGCGTGGCTTTTGAACATCCTGATCTTATAGATAATGTCTGGAGCAACATTAATGAAATTCCCGATAATGGAATTGATGATGATAATAACGGCTATATTGATGATAAATATGGGTGGGATTTTGTAAACGGGGATAACAATCCCTCAGATTATTCCAGAGACCTTTCAGGAGACGGACATGGAACCCATGTGGCCGGTATTATTGCAGCAAAAGGAAATAACAGGACTGGAACTGTTGGTGTAATGTGGCATGCAAAGATTATGGCACTTCAAATTTTTGATATATATGAAACCACATCTTTTATGGATGCCATTATCCAGAATATCAATATTATCAGCGCAATAGAATATGCTGTCAATAATGGCGCAAAGATTATCAACTGCAGTTTCGGCGGCCCCTCAGACAGCAGGTTTCAATATGATGCTTATGAATATGCCAACAGCAAAGGCGTGCTTGTTGTAGTTGCCGCAGGCAATGAAAGTTTAAATAACGATATTTTACCCATATATCCGGCAAATTACAATCTTCCCAATATTATCTCTGTAAGTGCAACAGATGAATTTGACAACCTGGCATATTATTCAAATTATGGCAAAAATACAGTAGATGTAGCAGCACCTGGCGGCAATAAATCCTTTAATATGTACAGCACTACACCCCCGGCCAGGGAAACCCTGTTTTTTGAAGATTTTGAATCAGGGGATGATAAATGGATAAAAGACAGTGTGCATGAAAACTGGTCTTTGATCTATGATCCTGTATTTGAATCAACGGTTATGCGTGATTCTTTGAATAATTACCATGATAATGAAAACTCCTATATTCAGACCTTGCACCCGATTAATGCGGAAAACTACCGAGGTCTTCATATTCAATTTATTTCCAGGTTCAGGCTTGAACCAGATTTTGACAAGCTGATTGTAGAAGGTTCAGATGACGGCATAAACTTTTCAATAGATTCACCTGTAACCGGCAGTATAAGCGGTTTTTCCAATGGCATTGAACGGCTGATGAGCTGGGGAAGTGAAACCGAAATAGGCCGTTCATTTTACCTGAGATTTCGCTTGCAGTCAGATGAATCAAGAAATTATGACGGAATTGCAGTTGATGATATTCAGCTTACTGGAATAAGGTGGGAATTTACCGGAAATGAATATAATTATAAAAGCGGCACCTCAATGGCTGCACCCATAGTTTCAGGCATTGCCGGACTGGTATGGTCGCACAGGCCCAGTCTTACCCATATTGAAGTAAAAAATGCAATTCTCAATTCTGTGGATAAATCAGCAGGCCTGGACGGCAAAATCTTAACCAGCGGAAGGGTTAATGCTGAAAAGGCTCTAAAAGCAGTTACCGAGACATTAATTGAGCCGGAATATGAAAATATCAGCACAGATGAGGACAGCAAGAGCGGAACTTGTTTTATCAATAGTATTCAGCATTTCTGA
- a CDS encoding cyclase family protein, whose product MKIIDLTHSISPKMPVYPGTEAPLIVTACSIDDSGFLEKKITIYSHTGTHIDAPAHIIKNSKTLDMFPISYFYGKAFLLNPAKRRTQTIDIKELKPHQDAIGQVEFLLIDTGWSQYWNSERYFSDYPVLSPEAADWLCQFKLKGVGFDTISADKPDSRNYPVHKALLQKDIIIIENLAGLEKLPCKHFLFSCFPMNFEDADGSPVRAAAFITPNFFAFKNIC is encoded by the coding sequence ATGAAAATAATTGATCTCACACATTCCATATCTCCCAAAATGCCTGTATATCCAGGCACAGAAGCGCCTTTGATTGTAACCGCATGTTCCATTGATGATTCAGGTTTCCTGGAAAAAAAGATAACCATTTATTCTCATACAGGAACCCATATAGATGCTCCAGCCCATATTATCAAAAACTCGAAAACCCTGGATATGTTTCCGATTAGTTATTTTTACGGAAAGGCATTTTTACTTAACCCTGCCAAGAGAAGAACCCAGACTATTGATATTAAAGAATTAAAACCTCACCAGGACGCAATCGGACAGGTTGAATTCCTGCTGATTGATACAGGCTGGAGCCAGTACTGGAATAGTGAAAGGTATTTTTCAGATTATCCTGTTTTATCTCCAGAAGCAGCAGACTGGCTGTGTCAGTTCAAGTTGAAAGGCGTGGGGTTTGATACTATTTCCGCTGATAAACCAGACAGCCGGAACTATCCTGTACATAAAGCTTTGCTGCAAAAGGATATAATAATTATCGAAAATCTTGCCGGTCTTGAAAAACTGCCCTGCAAGCATTTTTTATTTTCATGTTTTCCTATGAATTTTGAAGATGCAGACGGTTCTCCGGTTCGGGCGGCAGCTTTTATAACTCCAAATTTTTTTGCTTTTAAAAATATCTGTTGA
- a CDS encoding DUF4258 domain-containing protein, translated as MDIENIIHAVRNHRVRITDHADEESFNDGLTYDEIYISVIHGQIIEDYPNDKPYPSCLIMGKNFSGEPIHSVWAYNPGTLWAVLVTVYRPNPKRWIDWKVRVKK; from the coding sequence ATGGATATAGAAAACATAATTCATGCTGTCAGGAATCACAGGGTTAGAATCACCGACCATGCTGATGAAGAATCGTTCAATGATGGTCTGACATACGATGAAATATATATTTCGGTGATTCATGGGCAGATTATTGAAGATTATCCGAATGATAAACCATATCCAAGCTGTTTGATCATGGGTAAAAATTTCTCAGGTGAACCAATCCACAGTGTTTGGGCTTATAATCCGGGGACGTTGTGGGCGGTTTTGGTTACAGTGTATCGACCAAATCCCAAACGGTGGATTGATTGGAAGGTAAGGGTGAAAAAATGA
- a CDS encoding YgiT-type zinc finger protein has protein sequence MKPFENCPVCGGDLENRLVEKLLRGGGNTVSIKVYAEVCHRCGERLYAEDTVKSFEEIRTKLLRQEFTYFKILGQSFTVDENWHDKAIRPSL, from the coding sequence ATGAAACCATTTGAAAACTGCCCCGTATGCGGTGGAGATTTGGAAAACAGGCTGGTGGAAAAACTGCTCAGAGGCGGAGGGAATACGGTTTCCATAAAGGTGTACGCGGAGGTATGCCATCGTTGCGGTGAAAGGTTATATGCTGAAGATACGGTAAAATCCTTTGAAGAAATCCGGACGAAACTGCTGCGGCAGGAATTTACATATTTCAAAATTCTCGGTCAGTCGTTCACAGTTGATGAAAATTGGCATGATAAAGCCATCCGACCGAGCCTTTAG